In the Colletotrichum higginsianum IMI 349063 chromosome 7 map unlocalized unitig_7, whole genome shotgun sequence genome, one interval contains:
- a CDS encoding Transcription factor tfb4 — translation MNAVDASDHYEVSSHEATPSLLSIVIDTNPRAWAALNDVLPLSKAIANVLVFVNAHLAFSNANQVAIFASHSNRAVWLYPAKPEPATANGAAASEDVAMTGVDAFAPTPNQSSANKFPQFAQIESAVMSSMRKLVDATTEADLACTTTQLSGALTLALAHINKTSLSLNETNKAPDVPRSTSSALSRLRARIFILSVSDSEPVQYISTMNAVFAAAHSQIPIDTLALSGDATFLQQASYITDGTFMQAASPRGLLSYLMFAYAADAEARSSLIPPTHHTVDFRAACFCHGRVVDTGFVCSICLSIFCDVPEGSECLTCGTKLSLGSYGAKPAVVPRRKKKKKRTVLANGHIREETGSAAGTPRPG, via the coding sequence aTGAACGCCGTCGATGCTTCGGACCACTACGAGGTCTCCTCGCACGAGGCCaccccttccctcctctccatcgtcatcgacaCGAACCCGCGTGCCTGGGCCGCCCTGAACGACGTCCTCCCGCTCtccaaggccatcgccaacgtcCTCGTTTTCGTCAACGCGCACCTCGCCTTCAGCAACGCGAACCAGGTCGCCATCTTTGCCTCCCACAGCAACCGCGCCGTATGGCTCTATCCCGCCAAGCCCGAGCCCGCTacggccaacggcgccgcTGCCTCTGAGGACGTTGCCATgaccggcgtcgacgccttcGCTCCGACCCCGAACCAATCCTCCGCCAACAAGTTCCCCCAGTTCGCCCAGATTGAGTCTGCCGTCATGTCCTCGATGCgcaagctcgtcgacgccaccaccgaggccgacctcgcctgcaccaccacccagcTCTCGGGCGCCCTtaccctcgccctcgcccacaTCAACAAgacctccctctccctcaaCGAGACCAACAAGGCTCCTGACGTCCCCCgctccacctcctccgccctGAGCCGTCTCCGCGCCCGCATCTTTATCCTCTCCGTTTCCGACTCGGAGCCCGTCCAGTACATCTCCACCATGAACGCtgtcttcgccgccgcccactcCCAGATCCCCATCGATACCCTCGCCCTCTCGGGCGACGCCACCTTCCTCCAGCAAGCGAGCTACATCACCGACGGCACCTTTATGCAGGCCGCCAGCCCCCGCGGCCTCTTGAGCTATCTCATGTTTGCctacgccgccgacgccgaggcccgcTCCTCCCTTATCCCCCCGACCCACCACACCGTCGACTTCCGCGCCGCCTGCTTCTGCCACGGTCGCGTCGTCGACACTGGCTTCGTCTGCAGCATCTGCCTCAGCATCTTCTGCGACGTCCCCGAAGGCTCCGAGTGCCTCACCTGCGGCACCAAGCTATCTCTCGGCAGCTACGGCGCTaagcccgccgtcgtcccccgccggaagaagaagaagaagaggaccgTCCTGGCCAACGGCCACATCCGGGAGGAGACGGGCAGCGCTGCGGGCACGCCACGTCCGGGGTAG
- a CDS encoding Threonine aspartase → MGMKFLKSGASATEAVEAALRVLEDKEITNAGYGSNLSMDGTVECDATIVDHLGRSGACGAVPNIRNPVCLAKLILDKSSQPLSLRRVPPNILVGEGAKNFASENGMQSVPNEYLISKNARDRFLRWQEDLKRAEEKQKQTGTRKAPGEATDSCQQYETVPTPARMYQNQQRDHVSAILSGTWNEGQPDSPLRGSPALEQMQGQYQGSPPFGSSHSRASPSRQTIERSPLSHVGASAPSANRSRPHILQEERPLTASSSQLANEGNRDGTISPLWTDGTKLASTIAQLQGCSTRGLKRPFAATELEHEDVITDTVGAIAIDERGHIAAGSSSGGIGMKHRGRIGPAALVGIGTAVVPCDPDDPDKTSVATVTSGTGEHMATTMASQRCAERIYGNTRRGPGGRDVEEWDEDAIMESFITNDFMGHPGVRNCNSIGAIGVMTVKKTRAGYYLYFAHNTDSFALASMSGSDREPVCVMSRLGESAQVTRGARRIRVDSGP, encoded by the exons ATGGGAATGAAGTTTCTGAAGTCTGGTGCCTCggccaccgaggccgtcgaagCTGCTTTACGCGTCCTCGAAGACAAGGAGATCACCAACGCCGGTTACGGATCCAATCTTTCAATGGATGGGACCGTCGAATGCGATGCAACGATTGTCGATCATCTTGGTAGAAGTGGTGCTTGCGGAGCTGTCCCAA ACATCAGAAACCCGGTCTGCCTCGCAAAGTTGATCTTGGACAAAAGCAGCCAGCCTCTATCCCTGCGACGAGTCCCACCAAATATTCTCGTTGGTGAGGGTGCCAAAAACTTCGCCTCGGAAAACGGAATGCAAAGTGTTCCCAACGAGTACCTAATCTCTAAAAACGCGCGTGACCGGTTTTTACGATGGCAAGAAGATCTTAAACGGGCTgaagagaagcagaagcagactGGGACTCGCAAAGCACCTGGAGAAGCGACTGATAGCTGCCAGCAATACGAGACAGTACCAACACCCGCCCGAATGTACCAGAACCAACAGAGGGACCACGTCAGTGCTATTCTCAGCGGTACATGGAATGAAGGCCAGCCTGATTCACCACTGCGAGGTTCTCCGGCACTCGAACAGATGCAGGGCCAATACCAGGGAAGCCCTCCGTTTGGATCATCGCACTCTCGGGCGTCACCCTCACGGCAAACAATAGAACGCTCTCCTTTGAGCCACGTTGGAGCTTCTGCGCCTTCTGCCAACAGATCTCGACCTCACATACTGCAAGAAGAACGGCCCCTGACGGCGTCTTCCAGCCAGCTGGCCAATGAAGGAAATCGTGATGGCACAATATCCCCTCTGTGGACAGATGGAACGAAGTTGGCAAGCACCATTGCACAGCTCCAGGGCTGCAGTACTCGCGGACTTAAGCGACCTTTTGCTGCAACCGAGCTGGAGCACGAAGATGTCATCACCGACACCGTTGGAGCCATAGCGATTGATGAGAGGGGACACATCGCGGCGGGCTCTTCTTCCGGTGGCATCGGAATGAAACATCGGGGGCGCATAGGTCCCGCTGCTCTGGTGGGCATTGGCACAGCTGTCGTGCCATGCGACCCCGATGACCCAGACAAGACCAGCGTAGCAACGGTCACCAGTGGCACGGGGGAGCACATGGCCACCACTATGGCATCTCAACGATGTGCTGAACGGATCTATGGAAATACCCGCCGAGGACCGGGCGGCAGAGATGTTGAGGAgtgggacgaggacgccatcaTGGAATCCTTTATCACAAACGACTTCATGGGCCATCCCGGCGTCAGGAATTGCAACTCGATCGGTGCGATTGGCGTGATGACAGTCAAGAAGACGCGGGCCGGGTATTATTTATACTTCGCCCACAACACTGACTCGTTCGCGCTGGCTTCCATGAGTGGTTCCGACAGAGAGCCCGTATGCGTCATGTCCCGCTTGGGCGAGTCTGCTCAAGTTACTCGGGGCGCCCGAAGGATAAGGGTCGATTCAGGACCATGA
- a CDS encoding Actin-like protein 3, with protein sequence MANQTPAVVMDNGTGFSKLGFAGNDSPSFVFPTAIATKGAAGGSGGTGSGRPAVANKPSFLTGGAGPGGHLNSKRGTEDLDFFIGDEAIAASGGPGYGLHYPIRHGQIENWDHMERFWSNSIFKYLRVEPEDHFFLLTEPPLNPPENRENTAEIFFESFNCAGLYIAVQAVLALAASWTSSKVHDRSLTGTVIDSGDGVTHVIPVAEGYVIGSSIKSIPIAGRDLTYFVQSLLRDRGEPDSSLKTAQEIKEQHCYVCPDIVKEFSRYDRDPTRFIKHPVLQPGGRQVSVDVGYERFLAPEIFFNPEIYSSDFLTPLPTVVDNVIQSSPIDVRRGLYKNIVLSGGSTLYKDFGRRLQRDIKQLVDARIRASEVRSGGAKSGGLEVQVITHKRQRHGPWFGGSLLGQTPEFRSYCHTKAEYEEYGPSIVRRFALLGGPGGS encoded by the exons ATGGCGAACCAAACGCCTGCCGTTGTCATGGACAA CGGCACGGGATTCTCGAAGCTCG GTTTCGCCGGCAACGACTCCCCGTCCTTCGTGTTCCCGACCGCCATCGCGACGAAAGGTGCTGCCGGAGGCAGTGGAGGAACGGGCTCTGGCCGTCCAGCTGTTGCGAACAAGCCTTCCTTCCTTACGGGCGGCGCAGGCCCCGGCGGCCACCTGAACTCGAAGCGAGGAACCGAGGACTTGGACTTCTTTATTGGCGATGAGGCCATTGCGGCCTCTGGAGGACCCG GCTACGGTCTTCATTATCCCATCCGCCACGGTCAAATAGAGAACTGG GACCACATGGAACGATTCTGGTCTAACTCCATCTTCAAGTATCTCCGCGTCGAGCCCGAAGACcacttcttcctcctcacAGAACCG CCCCTGAACCCTCCCGAGAACCGCGAGAACACGGCCGAGATCTTCTTCGAGTCATTCAACTGCGCCGGTCTGTACATCGCCGTCCAGGCCGTgcttgcccttgccgcctCGTGGACCTCGTCCAAGGTTCACGACCGGTCTCTGACCGGTACGGTCATCGACTCTGGTGACGGTGTTACCCACGTCATCCCTGTCGCCGAGGGCTACGTCATTGGATCCTCCATCAAGTCGATCCCCATCGCCGGCCGCGACCTGACCTACTTCGTGCAGTCCCTGCTGCGCGACAGAGGCGAGCCGGACTCGTCGCTTAAGACGGCCCAGGAGATCAAGGAGCAGCACTGCTACGTGTGCCCCGATATCGTCAAGGAGTTCTCCCGCTACGACCGCGACCCCACCCGCTTCATCAAGCACCCTGTGCTCCAGCCTGGCGGCCGCCAGGTCTCCGTCGATGTCGGATACGAACGCTTCCTCGCTCCCGAGATCTTCTTCAACCCCGAGATTTACAGCTCCGACTTCCTCACTCCCCTTCCCACTGTCGTCGACAACGTCATCCAGTCATCGCCTATTGACGTCCGTCGCGGTCTCTACAAGAACATTGTCCTTTCTGGAGGCAGCACTCTGTACAAGGATTTTGGTCGTCGTTTGCAGAGAGATATCAAGCAGTTGGTCGACGCGCGCATCCGTGCCAGCGAGGTCCGTAGTGGCGGTGCCAAGTCCGGCGGCTTGGAGGTTCAGGTCATTACGCACAAGAGACAGAGGCACGGCCCCTGGTTCGGTGGTAGCTTGTTGGGCCAGACGCCCGAGTTCCGCTCCTATTGCCACACCAAGGCTGAG TACGAGGAGTACGGTCCTAGCATTGTTAGACGGTTTGCGCTGCTGGGTGGCCCTGGCGGCTCATAA
- a CDS encoding Alcohol dehydrogenase 1: protein MSAPEIPTEQWAQVIEKTGGPAIYKKIPVQKPASDEVLINIKYSGVCHTDLHAMMGDWPLATKLPLVGGHEGAGVVVARGELVKDVEIGDYAGVKWLNGSCLACTFCQDADEPLCPHALLSGYTVDGSFQQYAIAKAAHVARIPKDVSLEAVAPVLCAGITVYKGLKESGVRAGQWVAIVGAGGGLGSLALQYAKAMGIHTVAIDGGAEKGEMCRKLGATEFVDFTTSTDLVEDVKKATPEGLGPHAVILLAVSEKPFQQATQYVRARGTVVCIGLPANAYLRAPVFDTVIRMITIKGSYVGNRKDTAEALEFFRRGLINAPFKTVGLSQLNEVFDMMKKGQIAGRYVVDTSK, encoded by the exons ATGTCGGCCCCCGAGATCCCAACCGAGCAGTGGGCTCAGGTCATTGAGAAGACCGGTGGAC CTGCCATCTACAAGAAAATCCCCGTCCAGAAGCCTGCTTCCGATGAAGTTTTGATCAACATCAAGTACTCCGGCGTCTGCCATACCGACCTGCACGCCATGATGGGCGACTGGCCCCTGGCCACCAAACTCCCGCTAGTTGGCGGCCATGAGGGTGCTGGTGTTGTCGTTGCTCGGGGTGAGCTTGTCAAGGATGTCGAGATTGGCGACTACGCCGGCGTCAAGTGGCTGAACGGCTCTTGCCTTGCCTGCACCTTCTgccaggacgccgacgaaCCCCTCTGCCCCCACGCCCTCCTGTCCGGCTACACGGTCGACGGCAGCTTCCAGCAGtacgccatcgccaaggcgGCCCACGTCGCCCGCATCCCCAAGGACGTcagcctcgaggccgtcgcccccGTCCTCTGCGCCGGCATCACTGTCTACAAGGGACTCAAGGAGTCCGGAGTCCGCGCCGGCCAGTGGGTTGCCATCGTcggtgctggcggcggcctcggctcGCTGGCCCTCCAGTACGCCAAGGCCATGGGAATCCAcaccgtcgccatcgacggcggcgctgaGAAGGGCGAGATGTGCAGGAAGCTCGGTGCCACAGAGTTCGTCGACTTCACCACCTCGACTGACCTCGTTGAGGATGTCAAGAAGGCCACCcccgagggcctcggcccccacgccgtcatcctcctcgccgtcagCGAGAAGCCCTTCCAGCAAGCCACCCAGTACGTCCGCGCCCgcggcaccgtcgtctgCATCGGCCTGCCCGCCAACGCCTACCTGCGCGCCCCCGTCTTCGACACTGTCATCCGCATGATCACCATCAAGGGCAGCTACGTCGGCAACCGCAAAGACACtgccgaggccctcgagttCTTCCGCCGCGGCCTGATTAACGCCCCCTTCAAGACCGTTGGTCTGAGCCAGCTCAACGAGGTCTTTGACATGATGAAGAAGGGTCAGATCGCTGGCCGTTACGTCGTCGACACCAGCAAATAA